Within Selenomonadales bacterium, the genomic segment GTCGCGATTGGCCTAGCGCTAGGGGAGGTTGTGCCGTGAAAATCAACCTGCTGCCGCTCGCACGGCAGAGGCAACCGTTTCCCTACCGTGCTATTCTCATTGCGGTGGTATGCGTGTTGTGTGTGGCGGCACCTGTTACTGCCTATAGCTATCGCCTGCTGCAAAACGTGCAGAGCCTCCGGAATGAGGTCGCCGGCCTGAAAGCGCGGTCAGATGCATTAGGGACGCTTGAGCCCCTGCTCTTGGAGTATGCGCGCTTGGAGCAAGAACTGCGGCGTGTGCGCGGCGAAGCTGTCCCCGAAAATGTCAAGCTGGTACCTTTCCTGGACGAGCTGGCGCGGCTTCTACCTGATCGCGTCTTTGTCACCGACTTAAGTATCGACGAAACGGGTATGCGGCTGAGTGGCGTAACGCCGTCTTACGCTTTGGCGGCAGAGTTTCTGCGAGTCTTAGCCGGCTCAGATTTGTTCGCGGAACCGGTGCTTAGCGTATTGCAGGCAGATGATCTGGGGCACCGCTTCGAGCTTACGGTAGAGATTAGGGCGGGGGAACAATGAAGCTTAACCGGCGTGAGGGCATACTGCTAGGGTTCCTGTTGGTCGTGTTAACTGGGGCATTGATTTACTTGTACTTGTGGCAGCCCCTGCTCTCCGAGCAGGCTGCTTTGCGTCACCAGCTAGAGACGCTGACAGGCACGCTCGACAGGCTGGAGCCTTGGGAAGACAAAGAGTCGGAACTTGCGGCGAGGATTGAAAATCTACGTGCGCAAATTCGCACGGTGACCGAAGAGCGTGAGCTCGGCATTCCCCTACCCGAATTCTTGACTATGCTCGAAAACGCAGCCGCCGCGACTGTCGTTAACCTTGAAAGCACGAGCATTGCGGTGGAAGACGTGGGCGCTGTTACGAACATGCAGGTTGCCGGCACCTACCATGACCTCTATCGTTTTCTCATGCTGCTGGAGGAGCAGGACGAAGCCTTAGTGCTGGAGGCACTGCAGTTTACCGGCACGGGACAGTCTCTGCAAGGGACGCTACAGGTTCGCTTGTTTAGCGGCGCGGTTATCGGTGAGCCCAAGGTGGGCGGGTTCCCCGGACGCTCGCCTTTTGCGGCGCGTCGGCAGTAGTGAGGTGCGAAGTGCGGAGCAGAGGAAGCGGCTTCACCATAATAGAACTCCTGGCTGTAGTCGGCATTATGGGGGTTCTGGCTCTGCTGGCGGTGCCGAGAGTCAGCGATGCGTTAATTAACGCAGAACTGCAGTCGACGGTGCGGCAGTTAGCATCGGATGCACACCACGTGCGCCAGCTTGCCATTATGCGAGGCGCTAATACGCGCATGGATTTTCTTAGGCTCTCCGGACACCCGCATCAAGTGAGGGTGTTTAACGAGCTCTCGCAGGAGATGAGAGAGTACCGTCGCGTATTGCCGGCAAGGATTACATTTGTTACTGCCGACGAGAACTTTGCCTTTAACTACTTAGGCGAGCCTATCGCTTTCGGCAATCCGACACCGAACTCTACTATTTGGATTCAGGCGTCTAATGGGCGCAGTATGTACCTTATCTTAAGCATTACCGGCCGCATCCGCATCTCGACTACACCGCCCTAACCAACTTGTAGGGACGTGACAACCATGATTGTGCTAATCGGCATGATGGGGAGCGGCAAGAGCAGCGTAGGTAGGGTCATCGCCCGCTCGCTCAACCTCTTGACCATCGACCTCGACCGAGAAATAGAGCGCCGCACCGGGCTGTCTGTGGCCGAGATTTTTGCTATCCATGGCGAGCCTTACTTCCGCCAAGTGGAGGAGGAAGCGCTGCTACGCTTGGCCCAGGCAGGGAAGCCGCTGGTGTTGTCGCTAGGCGGCGGGGCTGTGTTATCCGAGCGCGGTATGGAGGCGCTTAAACACAAGGCGCGAGCTGTCATCTATTTGCAGGCCTCCGTGCCGGAGCTACTCGCCCGCCTTAAGCGCAGCCGCATCAAGCGACCGCTACTTGAGAACGCGGCAGACCCCCATGCGCGCTTGGTGGAGCTATTGCACGTGCGCCGTCCGCTCTATGAGCGTTACGCCGACTTCACAGTCGATACGGACGGCAAGCTCTTGGCGGATGTAGCACAGGAAATCCTAGGGGTATTAGAATCTTACTCAAAGGGGTGTAGATAACTAATGGAAAGTAGACTAAACCGCCTGCGCGCGGGCCTGCCCGAGGGGCTTGACGCCTGTCTTATCGTCAAGCCTGAGAACAGGGCATATCTCACCGGCTTTACCGGTTCTAATGGCTATGCGCTCGTCAGCCGGGATGCGGCCTGGCTCCTTACAGATTTTCGCTATGTGGAACAGGCGGCTGTAGAGGCCCCGGAATTTACGGTGCAGGACTATCAGGCCTCGCTCTACGATTTTCTGCAGCAGTTACTCGCGGAGCACAAGCTGCAAAGGGTAGGCTTTGAGAGCGACTATATTACCTTTAGCATCTATCAGGCGCTAAAGGAGAAGCTACAGGCGGAGCTTGTGCCGCAGACCGGGCTAGTCGAAAAGCTGCGTATGGTCAAGGACGCGGCCGAGTTGTCTGCCATGCGGCAAGCTGCGGCCATAGCCGAGGAAGCGCTGCGACAGACTCTGCCTAAAATCAAGGTCGGTGTATCCGAAGCCTATATTGCACTGGAACTAGAAATAGCTATGCGCAGGCTAGGAGCCGACCGCGCTTCGTTTGACTTTATCGCGGCTTCCGGCCCGCGTTCGAGCTTGCCGCATGGCCGTGCAAGCAGCCGCCTTATTGAAGCGGGCGATTTCTTGACTCTGGACTTTGGGGCTGTATACAATGGATACTGCAGCGATATGACGCGCACCTTCGTACTTGGCCAGCCAAGTGCCAAACAGCTTGAGCTCTACAACACCGTGCTAAAGGCGCAGCTCGCCGCACTGGCAGCCGTTCGTCCCGGCGTTTTGGGCAAAGATGTAGACAAAGTCGCGCGCGACATTATCTCCGAGGCCGGCTACGGCGAGCGCTTCGGCCACGGCCTAGGCCACGGTATAGGCCGTGCCGTGCACGAGGGCCCCTCCGCCGGCACTAAAGGCGAGGATGCTTTGCAGCCCAATATGGTTATTACCATCGAACCCGGCATCTACATACCCGACTGGGGTGGAGTGCGCATCGAGGACATGGTCGTCGTGACGCCTAGCGGCTGCGAGAACTTCTATAGCTTTAGCAAAGAGCTAGTGGTGCTGTAAGCGTGCCTAGTGCCTAGTGCTCAGTGCTCAGTAGAGCCGTGTCGCAGTGGCACCCGTTCCCCTTTGACCTGTCCACCTTTCACCTTTCCACCCTTCCTACCGAGAGCTGAGAGCTGAGTGCCCTTCAAGCCCAAGCCTAGTTCACGATTCACGATTTCTGATTCATGATTGCCCCTGCTCACCGCTCCACTTTTCTTGTCTCTATTTTCTTGCTTCTTGCTTCTTGAATCTTGTACCAAGGAGGCCTCCCATGATTTCAACTAACGACTTTCGCACAGGACTAACCATTGAACTTGACGGCGCCGTCTATCAAGTAGTCGATTTTCAGCACGTCAAACCCGGCAAAGGCGCGGCTTTTGTGCGCGCTAAGCTCAAGAACGTAGAGACGGGCGCAGTACAGGAAACGACTTTCCGCGCGGGCGAGAAGGTAAACCGCGCGCACGTGGAGCGCTGCCAAATGCAGTACCTCTACGACACCGGCGATTTCTACACGTTTATGGACGAGAGCTCCTTTGAACAGGTCAACATTAACCACGATGTCCTAGGCGACGACATTAAGTTCCTCAAAGAAAACGAAAGCGTCACCATGATGATGTACAACAACCGCGTCATCGGCATAGAGCTACCGTATTATGTTGAGCTCGTGGTAAAAGAAACCGCGCCCGGGTTTCGCGGCGATACCGCCACGGGCGGCTCCAAACCCGCTACCATGGAAACGGGCCTTATTATTAACGTGCCATTCTTTATTAACGAAGGGGACAAGCTCCGCATTGACACCCGCACGCGCGAGTACCTCGACAGGGTCTAAGGCAATACGAAGGAGGGCAACGATATGCTTTTAACCGGAGCCGAGCTTAGGCAAGTTTTCGCGTTGGCATCACCGTTTACGGCGAATGGTCAGCTAAAACCTGAAGCAGAGCGCGTAACGCTCCTCGCCGCGAACGCCAACTTTCCGTTTGAACTTGAGATGCGGGCGTTTGCCATGGCCGCGGCAGCGGGAAAGGGTTCGCCTGTTATCGTGCAGCTCAGCCATAACGCCGCTGAGGCGGGCTCCGGCGACCCCGGCAAAATACCGACACTCGCCGGTGTAAAGCACTATTCACCCGACACTAACGTCGTGCGTGGCGCAGAGCTTGCCGCCGGGCAAATAGCGCGTTTCGCGGCCGAGTACGGCGCACGCTTCGTCGCCGTTTCGCTTGACCATTTTAAGGTGCCCGTCTATGCCCCGGCTAAGCTGCAGGACGCTCAGGCAGCCGACAGTCTAAGCCTTGCCCTAGCCGAGGCGCGAGTGCGCCATGCCGTCTCCTACATGCAGTCGACTTTCGGTGAAGAAGCGATGCTCGATGAAGCCACCCTAAGGCTCTACGCTCTTTACCTCACCGGCAAAGAATACATAACGTTTAGGCGCGATTTTCTGCGCGTAGTGGAGCGCGTGCGTCCCGCCTGGGGCATGATTGATACGGAAATGCTGCCGCCCGTGCTAGACTTTGTGGTTACGCGTGACATTACAGATGCGGTGCGCCATAGCCTCGGCAACCACGAAATTATCATCGAGGCTGAGTTTGGCGCCACCGGTACCGGCGGACAGGCGCTTGAGTACCGTCGTCTGACGGGAGCAGAGCTAGACAGGTTCGCGGCGCAAGTCGTGTCCTTTGTGCGCTACACGGGAGCCGACGCCATCGCCTATCCCATTGGCATGGAGCACGCCGCCAAAAAGGGCCAAAAACACGAGCCCGATGTACACCGCCTCGAGGTCGTGCAGACAGCTCTGTTTAGAGAGCTCGGACGCTATATTCCCTTTGCCCAGCACGGCGGCACCGGTGCCGCAAAAGTGGCGCGCGGGCTTGTCGGCAAGAACAATGTCAATACGCACTTTCTTGTCGCGGGTGCGCTGGCCATGGCTGAGTACGGCCTTGCACACATTGACGGAATTCGCGCGGGCGACAAGAAGTTCTGTGGTGCGACGGTCTTTAACAACTATCTGCAGGCAGTGGCCGAGGCGGCCCTGTTTAAACTCGGCGAAGTCGGGAGCCTTAACCTCGGGGCTCTGCTCGAGGAAAGCATAGGAGCCGTTCAGGGAAAAGCGTCGGTAGCTTCTGTGGGTAAGCCGCAGGGCGCGTACGACGAATAGGAGTATACGAAGAGGAGGAGGGCTATGGCCGGAAACATTCCTCGCCCCACAATTGAGAGGCTACCGCTGTATTTGCGGTGCCTGGCTAGACTTAAGAGCACCGGCGTGGACGTCGTGTCGTCGGAAGACCTTGGCAGGCTGCTTGCCATTACCTCGGTACAAATTCGCAAAGACCTCGCCTTTTTTGGTGAGTTCGGCCGCCGCGGTATCGGGTACGATGTCGACTCCCTAGCGCGGCAGGTTACCGCCATTTTGGGGGCCGATCAGCCGCAACGCGTCGCGCTGGTTGGGCTCGGGCACTTAGGGCAGGCGCTGGCGAACTACGAAGGTTTTCGCGAGCACGGGTTTAACATTGCCGTGATGTTCGATGCCGACCCTAGCAAAGTAGGTCTTACCGTAGCCGGACAACGGATACTGCCGGTTGACCGCATGTCAGACGTCGTAAAGCACACCGGCATTGACCTCGCCGTGTTGGCGGTGCCTGCACACGCAGCGCAACGCGTCACCGACATCTTGGTACAGGCAGGCGTGCGCGCCATCTGGAACTTCGCCCCCGTGCGCCTATCCGTACCCGAACACGTAGAAGTTCGCTACGAAAACCTTATCGTCGGCCTCCTCGCGCTGTCGTACTACCTGAAGGAAAGCAAACGTTGAAGCAAAAGGGACGGAGCTTTTTGCTTCACACCGGACGAACGGGGGGCTGCATGCGAGTGCCCAGTGCCTGCATTCGAGTGCTCAGTGGTCAGTGCCCAGTGCCCAGTAGAGCCGTGTCGCGCCCCGCTCACGGCTCTTCTAACGCCTCAAGCCTAACGCCTCAAGCCTAAAGCCTAACGCCTAATCCCCCTCCCCAAGCTCATGATTCGCGATTCCTGATTCATGATTGCCCCATCCGATTGACTCCACTCTTAGCACATGTTATCATCATATTGACCTCATTATTTTTTTCACAAGCCACGCG encodes:
- a CDS encoding type II secretion system protein, producing MRSRGSGFTIIELLAVVGIMGVLALLAVPRVSDALINAELQSTVRQLASDAHHVRQLAIMRGANTRMDFLRLSGHPHQVRVFNELSQEMREYRRVLPARITFVTADENFAFNYLGEPIAFGNPTPNSTIWIQASNGRSMYLILSITGRIRISTTPP
- a CDS encoding shikimate kinase, with translation MIVLIGMMGSGKSSVGRVIARSLNLLTIDLDREIERRTGLSVAEIFAIHGEPYFRQVEEEALLRLAQAGKPLVLSLGGGAVLSERGMEALKHKARAVIYLQASVPELLARLKRSRIKRPLLENAADPHARLVELLHVRRPLYERYADFTVDTDGKLLADVAQEILGVLESYSKGCR
- a CDS encoding redox-sensing transcriptional repressor Rex, with amino-acid sequence MAGNIPRPTIERLPLYLRCLARLKSTGVDVVSSEDLGRLLAITSVQIRKDLAFFGEFGRRGIGYDVDSLARQVTAILGADQPQRVALVGLGHLGQALANYEGFREHGFNIAVMFDADPSKVGLTVAGQRILPVDRMSDVVKHTGIDLAVLAVPAHAAQRVTDILVQAGVRAIWNFAPVRLSVPEHVEVRYENLIVGLLALSYYLKESKR
- a CDS encoding type II secretion system protein M; amino-acid sequence: MKLNRREGILLGFLLVVLTGALIYLYLWQPLLSEQAALRHQLETLTGTLDRLEPWEDKESELAARIENLRAQIRTVTEERELGIPLPEFLTMLENAAAATVVNLESTSIAVEDVGAVTNMQVAGTYHDLYRFLMLLEEQDEALVLEALQFTGTGQSLQGTLQVRLFSGAVIGEPKVGGFPGRSPFAARRQ
- the efp gene encoding elongation factor P — its product is MISTNDFRTGLTIELDGAVYQVVDFQHVKPGKGAAFVRAKLKNVETGAVQETTFRAGEKVNRAHVERCQMQYLYDTGDFYTFMDESSFEQVNINHDVLGDDIKFLKENESVTMMMYNNRVIGIELPYYVELVVKETAPGFRGDTATGGSKPATMETGLIINVPFFINEGDKLRIDTRTREYLDRV
- a CDS encoding aminopeptidase P family protein, with product MESRLNRLRAGLPEGLDACLIVKPENRAYLTGFTGSNGYALVSRDAAWLLTDFRYVEQAAVEAPEFTVQDYQASLYDFLQQLLAEHKLQRVGFESDYITFSIYQALKEKLQAELVPQTGLVEKLRMVKDAAELSAMRQAAAIAEEALRQTLPKIKVGVSEAYIALELEIAMRRLGADRASFDFIAASGPRSSLPHGRASSRLIEAGDFLTLDFGAVYNGYCSDMTRTFVLGQPSAKQLELYNTVLKAQLAALAAVRPGVLGKDVDKVARDIISEAGYGERFGHGLGHGIGRAVHEGPSAGTKGEDALQPNMVITIEPGIYIPDWGGVRIEDMVVVTPSGCENFYSFSKELVVL
- a CDS encoding class II fructose-bisphosphate aldolase, with protein sequence MLLTGAELRQVFALASPFTANGQLKPEAERVTLLAANANFPFELEMRAFAMAAAAGKGSPVIVQLSHNAAEAGSGDPGKIPTLAGVKHYSPDTNVVRGAELAAGQIARFAAEYGARFVAVSLDHFKVPVYAPAKLQDAQAADSLSLALAEARVRHAVSYMQSTFGEEAMLDEATLRLYALYLTGKEYITFRRDFLRVVERVRPAWGMIDTEMLPPVLDFVVTRDITDAVRHSLGNHEIIIEAEFGATGTGGQALEYRRLTGAELDRFAAQVVSFVRYTGADAIAYPIGMEHAAKKGQKHEPDVHRLEVVQTALFRELGRYIPFAQHGGTGAAKVARGLVGKNNVNTHFLVAGALAMAEYGLAHIDGIRAGDKKFCGATVFNNYLQAVAEAALFKLGEVGSLNLGALLEESIGAVQGKASVASVGKPQGAYDE
- a CDS encoding PilN domain-containing protein gives rise to the protein MKINLLPLARQRQPFPYRAILIAVVCVLCVAAPVTAYSYRLLQNVQSLRNEVAGLKARSDALGTLEPLLLEYARLEQELRRVRGEAVPENVKLVPFLDELARLLPDRVFVTDLSIDETGMRLSGVTPSYALAAEFLRVLAGSDLFAEPVLSVLQADDLGHRFELTVEIRAGEQ